From Pandoraea vervacti, the proteins below share one genomic window:
- a CDS encoding FecR family protein: MSRAEHIRHEAARWFAKAHGGAFSDAQRASLDAWLSADPLHRAEYAALTRVWQAAASVPSARLRALAEPEVAGVGATLPGRRVANRWIALACVCVLAVSLGAVVLPAVNRSIQDMASVSPTSPASESGAESGSESAQAQEFSTRPGERRTVTLADGTAVELSTRTRIQVNYTPAQRSVTLLSGEAMFSVTHDAARPFVVDAGVGRVTVTGTRFDVRRVANGLDVAVESGAVRVDGVGARAPAGQAKTSALLTGGLGTTVDADGAVASPGPVNLSTTLAWRDGKLVFQNATLADVANEVSLYRQSPVVVANDAVGQLRVSSVFSADNTDDLLAALPQFLPVRVQTLADGSVKISSK, translated from the coding sequence ATGTCGCGCGCTGAACATATTCGCCATGAAGCCGCGCGATGGTTCGCCAAGGCGCATGGCGGCGCATTCTCCGATGCGCAACGCGCTTCGCTCGACGCGTGGCTGTCGGCCGATCCGCTGCACCGTGCCGAATACGCTGCATTGACGCGTGTATGGCAGGCGGCCGCGAGCGTGCCGTCGGCGCGGCTGCGCGCGCTGGCCGAACCGGAGGTGGCAGGTGTCGGCGCGACATTGCCGGGGCGGCGCGTCGCGAACCGATGGATCGCTCTCGCATGCGTTTGCGTGCTGGCGGTCTCGCTTGGCGCCGTGGTGCTGCCTGCGGTCAATCGGTCGATCCAGGACATGGCCTCGGTCTCGCCCACAAGCCCGGCGTCGGAGTCGGGGGCTGAGTCGGGGTCGGAGTCGGCGCAGGCGCAGGAATTCTCGACCCGCCCCGGCGAGCGACGCACCGTGACGCTCGCCGACGGGACAGCCGTGGAGCTCAGTACCCGTACGCGCATTCAGGTGAACTACACCCCGGCGCAACGTAGCGTCACGCTCCTCTCGGGCGAAGCGATGTTCTCGGTGACGCACGACGCCGCGCGGCCGTTCGTGGTGGATGCGGGCGTTGGCCGGGTGACCGTCACGGGCACCCGCTTCGATGTGCGCCGTGTCGCGAATGGTCTGGATGTTGCGGTCGAATCGGGCGCCGTCAGGGTCGATGGCGTCGGGGCACGCGCGCCGGCCGGACAGGCAAAAACGTCTGCGCTGCTCACGGGCGGGTTGGGCACGACAGTGGATGCCGACGGTGCGGTCGCCTCTCCCGGACCGGTGAACCTGTCAACGACGCTGGCCTGGCGCGACGGCAAACTGGTCTTCCAGAACGCGACGCTCGCCGACGTCGCGAACGAAGTCTCGTTGTACCGACAATCGCCGGTGGTGGTGGCCAACGACGCCGTCGGGCAACTTCGCGTGAGCAGCGTATTCAGCGCTGACAACACCGACGATCTGCTCGCTGCCCTGCCCCAGTTTTTGCCGGTCAGGGTGCAGACGCTTGCGGACGGCAGCGTAAAAATTTCGTCGAAGTGA
- a CDS encoding IclR family transcriptional regulator yields MPDLPERNAVNAPPLGTQSIHRAVTVLREVAAHGMKGLRLSDIADALALERPTAHRIVKGLVAQGMLMQNRDTRHYHLGHVVYELGLAASPHFSLRELCQPTLQTLAEKSGDSVFLMVRSGLDAVCIDLLEGGYPIQTRTLEIGGRRPLGVGAGSLALLISLPAEERARVMQTNAERLATFGNFSQARLEKAIAASAEAGYAINEEDVLPGVSAIGMSIRPRQGVPYAAISIAAIESRLSGARRVEMAKLLQKEVRSLEKKLEAESQLWE; encoded by the coding sequence GTGCCGGACCTGCCGGAGCGCAACGCCGTCAACGCGCCGCCGCTTGGCACGCAGAGCATTCACCGTGCCGTGACCGTGTTGCGCGAAGTGGCCGCGCACGGCATGAAAGGGTTGCGTTTGTCGGATATTGCCGACGCGCTGGCGCTCGAACGCCCTACTGCCCATCGCATCGTCAAGGGGCTGGTCGCACAGGGCATGCTCATGCAAAATCGCGACACCCGGCACTATCACCTCGGTCATGTCGTGTATGAGCTGGGGTTGGCTGCCTCGCCTCACTTCAGCCTGCGCGAGCTTTGCCAGCCAACGCTGCAAACGCTGGCGGAGAAATCCGGCGACTCCGTTTTTCTGATGGTGCGCAGCGGGCTGGATGCCGTTTGCATCGATCTGCTCGAAGGCGGCTACCCGATTCAGACCCGTACGCTCGAGATTGGCGGGCGCCGCCCGCTGGGCGTTGGCGCGGGCAGTCTTGCGCTACTCATCTCGCTGCCCGCCGAGGAGCGCGCGCGCGTGATGCAGACCAACGCCGAGCGCCTTGCGACCTTCGGAAATTTCTCACAGGCTCGGCTGGAAAAAGCGATTGCCGCGTCGGCCGAAGCGGGCTACGCGATCAATGAAGAGGATGTGCTGCCCGGCGTCTCCGCCATTGGCATGTCGATTCGTCCGCGCCAGGGCGTACCGTACGCTGCGATCAGTATCGCGGCCATCGAGTCGCGGCTCTCCGGGGCGCGACGCGTCGAAATGGCCAAGCTGCTGCAAAAGGAAGTGCGATCGCTCGAGAAGAAGCTGGAAGCCGAATCGCAACTCTGGGAATGA
- a CDS encoding flavin reductase family protein, whose protein sequence is MNTTFDASHFRHALGRFATGVTIVTTTMPDGTPVGLTANSFNSVSLSPPLVLWSINKRSRSLEVFETSGRFAINVLCADQMPLAARFASPVADRFEGVEWRSGRGGMPLFDGCVAWFECTLAFKYEGGDHFIFVGEVMDLHHCDRVPLLYAGGAYGVPTPHPDLTMG, encoded by the coding sequence GTGAATACGACGTTCGATGCCAGCCACTTTCGTCACGCGCTGGGGCGCTTTGCCACCGGCGTGACTATCGTCACGACCACCATGCCCGATGGCACGCCGGTGGGACTGACGGCGAACTCGTTCAACTCGGTGTCGCTCTCGCCGCCGCTCGTGCTGTGGAGCATCAACAAGCGCTCGCGCAGTCTTGAGGTGTTCGAGACATCGGGCCGCTTTGCGATCAATGTGCTGTGCGCGGATCAGATGCCGCTCGCGGCGCGCTTCGCCTCACCGGTTGCCGACCGATTCGAAGGTGTGGAGTGGCGCAGCGGTCGCGGCGGCATGCCGCTGTTCGACGGGTGTGTCGCGTGGTTCGAATGCACGCTGGCGTTCAAGTACGAGGGCGGGGATCATTTCATCTTCGTCGGCGAAGTCATGGACCTGCACCACTGCGACCGCGTGCCGCTGCTGTATGCGGGCGGGGCCTACGGCGTGCCGACACCTCACCCGGATCTGACGATGGGGTAG